One Scleropages formosus chromosome 8, fSclFor1.1, whole genome shotgun sequence DNA window includes the following coding sequences:
- the dnmt1 gene encoding DNA (cytosine-5)-methyltransferase 1 isoform X4 has translation MPANTFVSLPEDVRKRLQVLDGDGDALSDEELLKEKLSLVQEFLCAEAQDQLTSLETKMKNDELSMEGYLTKVKALLGKELCGSSSSDDGKINGCTNGFAENCSHEENGMEEMAMETEEERSSLKSPTAPKMRGRRSKADTEPKKSSASSRVTRNSGKQPTIISMFSKVSSKRKSEEVNGEDVNGEVAERSEEGDTEEEAREEKRLKVEFDGKMSIDNTTTDKTKAAALVKTPPPKCPDCRQYLDDPDLKFFQGDPDDALDEPEMLTDERLSLFDSNEDGFESYEDLPQHKITNFSVYDKRGHLCPFDSGLIEKNVELYFSCAVKPIYDDNPCLDGGVPAKKLGPINAWWITGFDGGEKALIGFTTAFADYILMDPSEEYGPIFALMQEKIYMSKIVVEFLQKNPDATYEDLLNKIETTVPPAGLNFNRFTEDTLLRHAQFVVEQVESYDEAGDSDEQPIIVTPCMRDLIKLAGVTLGKRRAARRQAIRHPTKIEKDSKGPTKATTTKLVYQIFDTFFSDQIDQNDKEGGVKRQRCGVCEVCQAPDCGKCTACKDMIKFGGTGRSKQACQKRRCPNLAVKEAEDDENMEEEDVLSLLKASSKKMSEAKKKKQSQSKLSWLDEPVQREGKKEYHMKVCIDNQILEVGDYVSVSPDDPSHPLYLARITALWEDNNGKMFHAHWFCRGTDTVLGESSDPLELFLVDECEDMQLSYVKDKVNVLYKAPSNNWFMEGGMDDEMKVIEDDGKSFFYQLWYDSEFARFETPPKVTSSEDYKFKFCASCARIQEREEQETPRILEPMEEEHDSKILYGLACLKGEQYRVGDSVYMLPEAFSFAVKAASPVKRSHRKDDVDEELYPEYYRKSSDYIKGSNLDAPEPFRIGRIKEIFCNKRSNGKPNQDEIKLRLYKFYRPENTHKGPKAGYHTDINQLYWSDEEVTVDLVDIQGRCRVEYGEDLTESVQEYSSYGPDRFYFLEAYNAKTKSFEDPPNYARSSAHKGKGKGKGKGKGKGKATPQEQLEQEPQDPKVPKLRTLDVFSGCGGLSEGLHQAGISETLWAIEMWEPAAQAFRLNNPGATVFTEDCNVLLKLVMSGEKTNSLGQKLPQKGDVEMLCGGPPCQGFSGMNRFNSRTYSKFKNSLVVSYLSYCDYYRPKFFLLENVRNFVSFKRSMVLKLTLRCLVRMGYQCTFGVLQAGQYGVAQTRRRAIILAAAPGEKLPHYPEPLHVFAPRACSLSVVVDEKKYVSNVTRGNGGIYRTITVRDTMSDLPEIQNGASALEISYNGEPQSWFQRQIRGSQYQPILRDHICKDMSPLVAARMRHVPLAPGSDWRDLPNIEVRLRDGTSTKKLRYTHSDKKNCRSSTGALRGVCACAAGKPCDPADRQFNTLIPWCLPHTGNRHNHWAGLYGRLEWDGFFSTTVTNPEPMGKQGRVLHPEQHRVVSVRECSRSQGFPDTYRFFGNILDKHRQVGNAVPPPLAKAIGLEIKKCASEKMKGNTQIPSELVKEEKLNMLD, from the exons GCTTCAGGTGCTTGACGGGGATGGAGATGCTCTCTCCGATGAG GAACTCCTGAAGGAGAAGCTAAGTCTGGTGCAGGAGTTCCTTTGTGCTGAAGCCCAGGACCAGCTTACCAGCCTGGAAACAAAGATGAAGAATGATGAACTCTCCATG GAGGGATATCTGACCAAGGTAAAAGCACTGCTGGGCAAGGAATTGTGTGGAAGCAGTTCCAGTGATGATGGCAAGATCAATGGGTGCACCAATGGATTTGCTGAGAACTGTTCACATGAGGAAAACGGCATGGAGGAGATGGCTATGGAGACGGAGGAAGAACGCAGTTCTCTAAAGTCCCCCACTGCTCCCAAAATGAGAGGTCGGAGGAGCAAAGCTGATACGGAGCCCAAGA AATCATCAGCCAGTTCTAGAGTGACGAGAAACTCCGGAAAACAGCCCACAATCATATCAATGTTTTCTAAAGT CTCCAGCAAACGCAAGTCTGAAGAGGTAAATGGTGAAGATGTTAATGGAGAAGTTGCTGAGAGGAGTGAGGAGGGTGATACAGAGGAGGAG GCACGGGAAGAGAAAAGGCTAAAGGTGGAATTCGATGGAAA AATGTCCATTGACAACACTACAACTGATAAGACTAAGGCTGCTGCTTTGGTTAAG ACTCCACCCCCTAAATGTCCCGACTGCCGGCAGTATCTGGATGACCCAGACCTCAAGTTTTTTCAAGGAGACCCTGATGATGCA CTGGATGAGCCAGAGATGCTGACAGATGAACGTTTGTCACTGTTTGATTCAAATGAAGATGGGTTTGAGAGTTATGAGGACCTTCCCCAACATAAGATTACAAACTTCAG TGTCTATGACAAGCGAGGACACTTGTGTCCCTTTGACTCTGGGTTGATTGAGAAGAATGTGGAGTTGTACTTCAGCTGTGCTGTCAAGCCCATCTATGATGACAACCCATGCTTGGATG GTGGTGTTCCTGCGAAGAAACTAGGCCCAATTAATGCCTGGTGGATCACAGGTTTCGATGGAGGAGAGAAGGCTCTCATTGGATTCACTACAG CTTTTGCGGACTACATTCTGATGGACCCCAGTGAGGAGTATGGGCCCATCTTTGCCCTCATGCAGGAGAAGATCTATATGAGCAAGATTGTAGTGGAGTTCCTGCAGAAGAACCCTGATGCAACCTATGAAGATCTACTGAATAAAATTGAG ACCACAGTGCCTCCAGCTGGGCTGAACTTCAATCGCTTCACAGAGGACACGCTGCTGCGACATGCCCAGTTTGTTGTTGAGCAGGTGGAAAGCTATGATGAGGCAGGGGATTCAGATGAGCAGCCCATCATTGTCACCCCCTGCATGAGGGATCTCATCAAGTTGGCTGGGGTCACACTAGGCAAGAg gCGAGCAGCAAGAAGACAAGCCATACGACACCCAACCAAGATTGAGAAGGACAGCAAGGGTCCCACAAAGGCCACCACCACAAAGCTGGTTTACCAGATTTTTGATACTTTCTTCTCTGACCAGATTGACCAGAATGACAAGGAAGGTGGGGTGAAGCGACAGCGCTGTGGTGTTTGTGAG GTGTGCCAGGCTCCCGACTGTGGAAAGTGCACGGCCTGTAAGGACATGATCAAGTTTGGGGGTACTGGTCGTAGTAAACAGGCCTGTCAGAAAAGGAG ATGCCCAAATTTGGCGGTGAAAGAAGCAGAGGATGATGAGAACATGGAGGAAGAAGATGTACTTTCCTTGCTGAAGGCCTCGTctaaaaaaatgtctgaagccaagaaaaagaagcagagtCAGAGCAAATTGTCCTGGTTGGATGAGCCTGTCCAG agagaagggaaaaaggAGTACCACATGAAAGTGTGTATTGACAACCAGATTCTGGAAGTGGGAGATTATGTATCTGTTAGCCCAGATGACCCCTCACATCCTCTCTACCTGGCCAG GATCACAGCACTATGGGAGGATAACAATGGGAAGATGTTCCATGCTCACTGGTTCTGCCGTGGTACAGACACAGTGCTGGGGGAGTCATCAGACCCCCTGGAGCTGTTCCTGGTGGATGAGTGTGAGGACATGCAGCTTAGCTATGTGAAGGACAAAGTCAATGTTTTATACAAGGCCCCGTCTAACAACTGGTTTATGGAG GGTGGAATGGATGACGAAATGAAAGTGATCGAGGATGATGGAAAGAGCTTTTTTTACCAGCTGTGGTACGATAGTGAGTTTGCTCGTTTTGAGACACCGCCTAAGGTGACATCTTCTGAAGACTACAAGTTTAA GTTCTGTGCCAGCTGTGCCAGGATCCAGGAGCGAGAAGAGCAGGAAACTCCACGGATACTGGAGCCCATGGAGGAAGAACATGATTCGAAGATCCTGTATGGCTTGGCCTGTCTGAAAGGGGAGCAGTACCGTGTAGGAGACAGTGTCTACATGCTGCCTGAGGCTTTCTCCTTTGC GGTGAAGGCTGCTAGTCCAGTGAAACGCTCACACAGGAAGGATGATGTGGATGAAGAGCTCTACCCTGAGTACTACAGGAAGTCTTCAGACTATATCAAAGGCTCTAACCTGGATGCACCAGAGCCTTTCCGTATTGGTCGGATCAAGGAGATTTTCTGCAATAAGCGCAGCAACGGGAAGCCCAACCAGGATGAGATAAAGCTGCGCCTCTACAAATTCTATAG GCCGGAGAACACCCAcaagggtccaaaggcagggtACCACACTGATATCAACCAGCTGTACTGGAGTGATGAGGAGGTCACTGTGGACCTGGTAGATATTCAGGGACGATGTCGAGTTGAGTATGGAGAAGACCTCACTGAGAGTGTGCAGGAGTATTCTAGCTATGGTCCTGATCGCTTTTACTTCTTGGAG GCCTATAATGCCAAGACAAAGAGCTTTGAAGATCCACCAAACTATGCACGGTCTTCTGCTCACAAAGGGAAGGGAAAAGGCAAGGGTAAAG GAAAGGGCAAAGGGAAAGCAACCCCTCAGGAGCAGTTGGAACAGGAACCCCAAGACCCCAAGGTTCCCAAACTACGTACATTGGATGTGTTCTCTGGTTGTGGAGGGCTGTCTGAGGGTCTCCACCAGGCTG GGATCTCTGAGACCTTATGGGCCATTGAGATGTGGGAGCCAGCTGCCCAGGCCTTCAGACTCAACAACCCTGGAGCCACTGTGTTCACAGAGGACTGCAATGTGTTGCTGAAGCTGGTCATGTCGGGTGAGAAGACCAACTCTCTGGGTCAGAAGCTTCCCCAGAAGGGGGATGTGGAGATGCTGTGTGGTGGTCCACCATGCCAAGGTTTCAGTGGAATGAACCGCTTTAACTCGCGTACTTACTCCAAGTTCAAGAATTCCCTGGTGGTCTCCTATCTCAG CTACTGTGATTACTACAGACCCAAATTCTTCCTGCTGGAGAACGTGAGGAACTTTGTGTCATTCAAGCGCTCCATGGTGCTGAAGCTCACCCTCCGCTGTCTGGTGCGCATGGGCTACCAGTGTACCTTTGGGGTCCTACAG GCTGGGCAGTATGGTGTGGCACAAACAAGGCGCAGGGCCATCATCCTGGCAGCTGCCCCAGGGGAGAAGCTGCCCCATTACCCTGAGCCACTGCATGTGTTTGCCCCACGTGCTTGTTCCCTCAGTGTGGTGGTGGATGAGAAGAAATATGTCAGCAATGTCACACG gGGTAATGGTGGAATTTACAGGACTATCACGGTCAGGGACACCATGTCTGATTTGCCTGAGATTCAAAATGGTGCATCGGCACTGGAGATCTCTTACAATGGGGAGCCCCAGTCCTGGTTCCAGAGGCAGATCCGTGGGTCCCAATACCAGCCTATCCTGCGGGACCACATTTGTAAG GACATGAGCCCTCTTGTGGCAGCCCGCATGCGCCATGTGCCTCTGGCTCCAGGTTCTGACTGGAGGGATCTGCCTAACATTGAGGTCCGCCTACGGGACGGTACCTCTACCAAGAAGCTGCGCTACACGCACTCGGACAAGAAGAATTGCCGTAGCAGCACCGGGGCTCTGAGGGGCGTCTGTGCCTGTGCTGCAG GGAAGCCATGTGACCCAGCAGACCGTCAGTTCAACACGCTGATCCCCTGGTGTCTGCCGCACACGGGAAACAGGCACAACCACTGGGCTGGGCTTTATGGCCGGCTGGAGTGGGACGGCTTCTTCAGCACCACAGTCACCAATCCTGAGCCAATGGGCAAGCAG GGACGTGTTCTACACCCAGAGCAGCACCGTGTCGTAAGCGTGAGGGAGTGTTCTCGCTCGCAGGGTTTCCCTGACACCTACAGGTTCTTTGGGAACATCCTGGACAAACACAGACAG GTGGGGAATGCTGTGCCACCCCCTCTTGCCAAAGCCATTGGACTGGAGATTAAGAAATGTGCTTCAGAGAAGATGAAGGGGAACACTCAGATCCCCTCAG AGCTTGTGAAGGAGGAGAAGCTCAATATGTTGGATTAG
- the dnmt1 gene encoding DNA (cytosine-5)-methyltransferase 1 isoform X3 — protein MPANTFVSLPEDVRKRLQVLDGDGDALSDEELLKEKLSLVQEFLCAEAQDQLTSLETKMKNDELSMEGYLTKVKALLGKELCGSSSSDDGKINGCTNGFAENCSHEENGMEEMAMETEEERSSLKSPTAPKMRGRRSKADTEPKKSSASSRVTRNSGKQPTIISMFSKVSSKRKSEEVNGEDVNGEVAERSEEGDTEEEAREEKRLKVEFDGKMSIDNTTTDKTKAAALVKTPPPKCPDCRQYLDDPDLKFFQGDPDDALDEPEMLTDERLSLFDSNEDGFESYEDLPQHKITNFSVYDKRGHLCPFDSGLIEKNVELYFSCAVKPIYDDNPCLDGGVPAKKLGPINAWWITGFDGGEKALIGFTTAFADYILMDPSEEYGPIFALMQEKIYMSKIVVEFLQKNPDATYEDLLNKIETTVPPAGLNFNRFTEDTLLRHAQFVVEQVESYDEAGDSDEQPIIVTPCMRDLIKLAGVTLGKRRAARRQAIRHPTKIEKDSKGPTKATTTKLVYQIFDTFFSDQIDQNDKEGGVKRQRCGVCEVCQAPDCGKCTACKDMIKFGGTGRSKQACQKRRCPNLAVKEAEDDENMEEEDVLSLLKASSKKMSEAKKKKQSQSKLSWLDEPVQREGKKEYHMKVCIDNQILEVGDYVSVSPDDPSHPLYLARITALWEDNNGKMFHAHWFCRGTDTVLGESSDPLELFLVDECEDMQLSYVKDKVNVLYKAPSNNWFMEGGMDDEMKVIEDDGKSFFYQLWYDSEFARFETPPKVTSSEDYKFNCRFCASCARIQEREEQETPRILEPMEEEHDSKILYGLACLKGEQYRVGDSVYMLPEAFSFAVKAASPVKRSHRKDDVDEELYPEYYRKSSDYIKGSNLDAPEPFRIGRIKEIFCNKRSNGKPNQDEIKLRLYKFYRPENTHKGPKAGYHTDINQLYWSDEEVTVDLVDIQGRCRVEYGEDLTESVQEYSSYGPDRFYFLEAYNAKTKSFEDPPNYARSSAHKGKGKGKGKGKGKGKATPQEQLEQEPQDPKVPKLRTLDVFSGCGGLSEGLHQAGISETLWAIEMWEPAAQAFRLNNPGATVFTEDCNVLLKLVMSGEKTNSLGQKLPQKGDVEMLCGGPPCQGFSGMNRFNSRTYSKFKNSLVVSYLSYCDYYRPKFFLLENVRNFVSFKRSMVLKLTLRCLVRMGYQCTFGVLQAGQYGVAQTRRRAIILAAAPGEKLPHYPEPLHVFAPRACSLSVVVDEKKYVSNVTRGNGGIYRTITVRDTMSDLPEIQNGASALEISYNGEPQSWFQRQIRGSQYQPILRDHICKDMSPLVAARMRHVPLAPGSDWRDLPNIEVRLRDGTSTKKLRYTHSDKKNCRSSTGALRGVCACAAGKPCDPADRQFNTLIPWCLPHTGNRHNHWAGLYGRLEWDGFFSTTVTNPEPMGKQGRVLHPEQHRVVSVRECSRSQGFPDTYRFFGNILDKHRQVGNAVPPPLAKAIGLEIKKCASEKMKGNTQIPSELVKEEKLNMLD, from the exons GCTTCAGGTGCTTGACGGGGATGGAGATGCTCTCTCCGATGAG GAACTCCTGAAGGAGAAGCTAAGTCTGGTGCAGGAGTTCCTTTGTGCTGAAGCCCAGGACCAGCTTACCAGCCTGGAAACAAAGATGAAGAATGATGAACTCTCCATG GAGGGATATCTGACCAAGGTAAAAGCACTGCTGGGCAAGGAATTGTGTGGAAGCAGTTCCAGTGATGATGGCAAGATCAATGGGTGCACCAATGGATTTGCTGAGAACTGTTCACATGAGGAAAACGGCATGGAGGAGATGGCTATGGAGACGGAGGAAGAACGCAGTTCTCTAAAGTCCCCCACTGCTCCCAAAATGAGAGGTCGGAGGAGCAAAGCTGATACGGAGCCCAAGA AATCATCAGCCAGTTCTAGAGTGACGAGAAACTCCGGAAAACAGCCCACAATCATATCAATGTTTTCTAAAGT CTCCAGCAAACGCAAGTCTGAAGAGGTAAATGGTGAAGATGTTAATGGAGAAGTTGCTGAGAGGAGTGAGGAGGGTGATACAGAGGAGGAG GCACGGGAAGAGAAAAGGCTAAAGGTGGAATTCGATGGAAA AATGTCCATTGACAACACTACAACTGATAAGACTAAGGCTGCTGCTTTGGTTAAG ACTCCACCCCCTAAATGTCCCGACTGCCGGCAGTATCTGGATGACCCAGACCTCAAGTTTTTTCAAGGAGACCCTGATGATGCA CTGGATGAGCCAGAGATGCTGACAGATGAACGTTTGTCACTGTTTGATTCAAATGAAGATGGGTTTGAGAGTTATGAGGACCTTCCCCAACATAAGATTACAAACTTCAG TGTCTATGACAAGCGAGGACACTTGTGTCCCTTTGACTCTGGGTTGATTGAGAAGAATGTGGAGTTGTACTTCAGCTGTGCTGTCAAGCCCATCTATGATGACAACCCATGCTTGGATG GTGGTGTTCCTGCGAAGAAACTAGGCCCAATTAATGCCTGGTGGATCACAGGTTTCGATGGAGGAGAGAAGGCTCTCATTGGATTCACTACAG CTTTTGCGGACTACATTCTGATGGACCCCAGTGAGGAGTATGGGCCCATCTTTGCCCTCATGCAGGAGAAGATCTATATGAGCAAGATTGTAGTGGAGTTCCTGCAGAAGAACCCTGATGCAACCTATGAAGATCTACTGAATAAAATTGAG ACCACAGTGCCTCCAGCTGGGCTGAACTTCAATCGCTTCACAGAGGACACGCTGCTGCGACATGCCCAGTTTGTTGTTGAGCAGGTGGAAAGCTATGATGAGGCAGGGGATTCAGATGAGCAGCCCATCATTGTCACCCCCTGCATGAGGGATCTCATCAAGTTGGCTGGGGTCACACTAGGCAAGAg gCGAGCAGCAAGAAGACAAGCCATACGACACCCAACCAAGATTGAGAAGGACAGCAAGGGTCCCACAAAGGCCACCACCACAAAGCTGGTTTACCAGATTTTTGATACTTTCTTCTCTGACCAGATTGACCAGAATGACAAGGAAGGTGGGGTGAAGCGACAGCGCTGTGGTGTTTGTGAG GTGTGCCAGGCTCCCGACTGTGGAAAGTGCACGGCCTGTAAGGACATGATCAAGTTTGGGGGTACTGGTCGTAGTAAACAGGCCTGTCAGAAAAGGAG ATGCCCAAATTTGGCGGTGAAAGAAGCAGAGGATGATGAGAACATGGAGGAAGAAGATGTACTTTCCTTGCTGAAGGCCTCGTctaaaaaaatgtctgaagccaagaaaaagaagcagagtCAGAGCAAATTGTCCTGGTTGGATGAGCCTGTCCAG agagaagggaaaaaggAGTACCACATGAAAGTGTGTATTGACAACCAGATTCTGGAAGTGGGAGATTATGTATCTGTTAGCCCAGATGACCCCTCACATCCTCTCTACCTGGCCAG GATCACAGCACTATGGGAGGATAACAATGGGAAGATGTTCCATGCTCACTGGTTCTGCCGTGGTACAGACACAGTGCTGGGGGAGTCATCAGACCCCCTGGAGCTGTTCCTGGTGGATGAGTGTGAGGACATGCAGCTTAGCTATGTGAAGGACAAAGTCAATGTTTTATACAAGGCCCCGTCTAACAACTGGTTTATGGAG GGTGGAATGGATGACGAAATGAAAGTGATCGAGGATGATGGAAAGAGCTTTTTTTACCAGCTGTGGTACGATAGTGAGTTTGCTCGTTTTGAGACACCGCCTAAGGTGACATCTTCTGAAGACTACAAGTTTAA TTGCAGGTTCTGTGCCAGCTGTGCCAGGATCCAGGAGCGAGAAGAGCAGGAAACTCCACGGATACTGGAGCCCATGGAGGAAGAACATGATTCGAAGATCCTGTATGGCTTGGCCTGTCTGAAAGGGGAGCAGTACCGTGTAGGAGACAGTGTCTACATGCTGCCTGAGGCTTTCTCCTTTGC GGTGAAGGCTGCTAGTCCAGTGAAACGCTCACACAGGAAGGATGATGTGGATGAAGAGCTCTACCCTGAGTACTACAGGAAGTCTTCAGACTATATCAAAGGCTCTAACCTGGATGCACCAGAGCCTTTCCGTATTGGTCGGATCAAGGAGATTTTCTGCAATAAGCGCAGCAACGGGAAGCCCAACCAGGATGAGATAAAGCTGCGCCTCTACAAATTCTATAG GCCGGAGAACACCCAcaagggtccaaaggcagggtACCACACTGATATCAACCAGCTGTACTGGAGTGATGAGGAGGTCACTGTGGACCTGGTAGATATTCAGGGACGATGTCGAGTTGAGTATGGAGAAGACCTCACTGAGAGTGTGCAGGAGTATTCTAGCTATGGTCCTGATCGCTTTTACTTCTTGGAG GCCTATAATGCCAAGACAAAGAGCTTTGAAGATCCACCAAACTATGCACGGTCTTCTGCTCACAAAGGGAAGGGAAAAGGCAAGGGTAAAG GAAAGGGCAAAGGGAAAGCAACCCCTCAGGAGCAGTTGGAACAGGAACCCCAAGACCCCAAGGTTCCCAAACTACGTACATTGGATGTGTTCTCTGGTTGTGGAGGGCTGTCTGAGGGTCTCCACCAGGCTG GGATCTCTGAGACCTTATGGGCCATTGAGATGTGGGAGCCAGCTGCCCAGGCCTTCAGACTCAACAACCCTGGAGCCACTGTGTTCACAGAGGACTGCAATGTGTTGCTGAAGCTGGTCATGTCGGGTGAGAAGACCAACTCTCTGGGTCAGAAGCTTCCCCAGAAGGGGGATGTGGAGATGCTGTGTGGTGGTCCACCATGCCAAGGTTTCAGTGGAATGAACCGCTTTAACTCGCGTACTTACTCCAAGTTCAAGAATTCCCTGGTGGTCTCCTATCTCAG CTACTGTGATTACTACAGACCCAAATTCTTCCTGCTGGAGAACGTGAGGAACTTTGTGTCATTCAAGCGCTCCATGGTGCTGAAGCTCACCCTCCGCTGTCTGGTGCGCATGGGCTACCAGTGTACCTTTGGGGTCCTACAG GCTGGGCAGTATGGTGTGGCACAAACAAGGCGCAGGGCCATCATCCTGGCAGCTGCCCCAGGGGAGAAGCTGCCCCATTACCCTGAGCCACTGCATGTGTTTGCCCCACGTGCTTGTTCCCTCAGTGTGGTGGTGGATGAGAAGAAATATGTCAGCAATGTCACACG gGGTAATGGTGGAATTTACAGGACTATCACGGTCAGGGACACCATGTCTGATTTGCCTGAGATTCAAAATGGTGCATCGGCACTGGAGATCTCTTACAATGGGGAGCCCCAGTCCTGGTTCCAGAGGCAGATCCGTGGGTCCCAATACCAGCCTATCCTGCGGGACCACATTTGTAAG GACATGAGCCCTCTTGTGGCAGCCCGCATGCGCCATGTGCCTCTGGCTCCAGGTTCTGACTGGAGGGATCTGCCTAACATTGAGGTCCGCCTACGGGACGGTACCTCTACCAAGAAGCTGCGCTACACGCACTCGGACAAGAAGAATTGCCGTAGCAGCACCGGGGCTCTGAGGGGCGTCTGTGCCTGTGCTGCAG GGAAGCCATGTGACCCAGCAGACCGTCAGTTCAACACGCTGATCCCCTGGTGTCTGCCGCACACGGGAAACAGGCACAACCACTGGGCTGGGCTTTATGGCCGGCTGGAGTGGGACGGCTTCTTCAGCACCACAGTCACCAATCCTGAGCCAATGGGCAAGCAG GGACGTGTTCTACACCCAGAGCAGCACCGTGTCGTAAGCGTGAGGGAGTGTTCTCGCTCGCAGGGTTTCCCTGACACCTACAGGTTCTTTGGGAACATCCTGGACAAACACAGACAG GTGGGGAATGCTGTGCCACCCCCTCTTGCCAAAGCCATTGGACTGGAGATTAAGAAATGTGCTTCAGAGAAGATGAAGGGGAACACTCAGATCCCCTCAG AGCTTGTGAAGGAGGAGAAGCTCAATATGTTGGATTAG